DNA sequence from the Candidatus Obscuribacterales bacterium genome:
CGTCACCGCGATCACCATCGCCGCAATGAAGGGCAGGGCGTTATTTGGGAATTTCGCGATTATCTCTTGGGCAGTGCGATCGCTATTCTGCCGATGTTTTTGGTGTCATGGTCTGCAGGTATCGGTTGGGCTCTGGGGGCGATCGCCTTCGCTGCCTTTTCGGCCTACGCCCATCAACTGCAGCATGAAAACCCGACCAAGTGTTTTTGGATGACCATGCCGGTTCACTATGTCCACCACAAGTACGGCATGTGGCATCACAATTTTGGCTTAGCCGTAGATTGGTGGGATCGGGTATTTGGCACCTACAAGCCCATGGAATGGCTCACGGAGGAAGAACTCAATCGTCCCCAGCGCGGATTTCTAGAGCTACGCTGGTGGTAGGCTAGTCCTATGTTCCGACCAAAATTCCTGAGATATCACCATTCTTCTTGCGTAGGGGAATGGTGATGAGTCGGAACCCCCGTGCAGTTCAACCGAAATCGGTTCATCCTTAACCATGTTGCAGATTACTAACCGCACCGCCATTCCCCTCAGCGAAATTGACCTCAGTGCGGTGCGGTCCCAAGGGGCAGGTGGGCAAAACGTCAACAAGGTTGCCACCGCTATTCACCTCCGTTTTGATATCCAGGCGTCGTCTCTATCGCCTCTGTATAAAGAACGATTGCTCAATCTAAACGACAAACGGATTACTAAAGATGGTCTAGTTATCATCAAAGCTCAGCAGCATCGTACTCAAGAGCAAAATAAGGATGATGCCCTACAGCGGCTCCAGGCGTTGATTAAAAGCGTGACGGTTACACCCAAGAAGCGCAAACCGACTAAACCGTCTCGTAATGCCAAGAAAAAGCGGCTAGACAGCAAGACAAAGCGCGGTCAGATCAAGGCACTGCGCAAGAAGGTTGACGAATAAGATAGCTTACTCAAAATAAGCTAAGTTGCTGAGCCTGCTGAACGTGATCCCAGGGTAGGGGCGGCACTGTTACGCCAGACCTTTCCAGTCCATGCTGAATAATTTTAGCAATCCGGGGCGATCGCGCCTCCATGGGGCAGTGGGCAAAGAAATAAACCTGCTGACCCGCCTGCAGCCAATGGCCGATGTGCTGTACCCATTCTGCTAGGTAGTCCTGATTGCGATCAAGGTCGGGATGGCTAATATAGCGGATGATGACGCGATCGCTGGTGACCACTGGCTGCAACGGCACCGGCGGTTTTTTCCGTTCGGAGTGAACCTGGGGATCATCGTCGCCATCATAAATTGCGCGGGTATCCAGCAGCACGCGTCCCACGTGATGCGATCGCAGCAGATCATTGAGCTGCTGAGTATGGGGGTCGCGAAACCAGTCCATATGCCGTACTTCTAGGCAAAGGGGAGCGCGATCGCGGGGCCAACCCTGGAGAAAATCGGCTAGATCGCTGAGGTACTGGGAACCGTAGCTGGGTGGTAGTTGGGCAAAGCAAGGGCCCAGGCGATCGCCGAGGAGCTGCATCCGGTCTAGGAAGGCGATCGCGGCCGGTAGCTGAGGTGCGAGCAATCCCCCATGGGTGATGGTGCGCGGCAGTTTCAGGCAAAACTGAAAGCCCGGCGGCGTTTCGTCATGCCAGCGCTGTACCGTAGCCGCATCAGGGGTGGAATAGAAGGTAGTGTTGCCTTCCACGGCCGTGAGGCGGCGACTGTAGAGCGCCAGAAAATCCTGGGTACGGCTACCCAAGGGAAACAGGTCGCCCACCCAGTCGCGATAGGCCCACACGGCACAGCCGATGTAGAAGGAACTTGCCTGATCGGTCTTGGCCTGATCGGTCACGGTACACTCCTAGGCAAAAATCTCGCCGAAGAAGGCGATCGCTTCCTTGAGTGCCGCGACAAAGGCATCAATTTCATCTCGGGTGTTGTAGAAGTACAGGCTAGCCCGTGCCGTAGACTGAGCGCCTACCAGACGATGCAGCGGCTGCGTGCAGTGATGTCCAGCGCGGATGGCAATGCCGGCCTGATCCAAAATAGTAGACAGATCGTGGGGATGGACGGCCCCGGTGGTGAAGGCGGCTAGGGCGGCTCGTCCTGCTCCATCGGCCTGGGGCTGGGGGCCATAGATGCGCACGTCGGGCAGGGTTGCTAACTGTTGGAACAGGTAAGCTGTCAGCTCTTGTTCGTAGGCATGAATGGCGTCCATGCCGATATTGGTCAGGTAGTCTACCGCGGCTCCCAGGGCGATCGCTTCGGCAATGGCCGGCGTCCCAGCTTCAAACTTATGGGGCACATCAGCATAGGTGGCATGGTCGAGGAAGACATCGGCAATCATTTCTCCGCCCCCCAGGAACGGCGGCATTTGGCGCAATAGGTCACGCTTACCGTAGAGGAAGCCAATGCCCGTAGGCGCACACATTTTATGCCCCGACGCCACCAGCCAGTCGCAGTTCATTGCCTGCACGTCAATCGCCATGTGAGGCACACTCTGACAAGCATCGATCAACACCCGCGCACCGTGCTGGTGGGCAATCTGAACAATCTCGTTGACCGGATTGATACAGCCCAGGGTATTAGACACATGCACCACCGACACCAGCTTAGTCTTATCGGAGATCAGGCTGCGGTAGTGGTCAAGGTCAAATTCCTCCGTCTCCGTCAGTTCCACAAACTTCAGCACAGCCCCCGTGCGCTGGGCCACCAGTTGCCAAGGAATTAAATTACTGTGGTGTTCCATCACCGACAAAATAATTTCGTCCCCTGTCGTCAGGGTGGTCATGCCCCAGGCATAGGCCACCAAGTTAATCGCTTCCGATGCATTGCGAGTATAGATAATTTCCTCGCGATGGGCTGCATTCACGAACGCGGCTACTTTATCGCGGGCTCCTTCATAGGCATCGGTAGCTCGCGCACTCAGGGTATGCACACCCCGATGCACATTGGAGTTATCAAACTGGTAGTAGTGCTGCAACGCGTCCAGTACGGCAATCGGCTTCTGGGAGGTTGCGGCATTATCAAGATACACCAACGGATGACCATGCACCTGCTGGTGCAGGATTGGGAAGTCAGGACGGAGCTTGGCAGCGAGGGTGCGTTCTTGGGTAAGAGTCATAGGGACATGCGGTGGAAGGACTTAACGAGCGTGGGCGGAAACGAACTGCGATAGACGCTTCTGAACCGATTCAACAGGAATTTTACCGAGAATCTCAAAGGCAAAAGCATAGATCAACAACGATTGAGCACTTTCAGCATCAATGCCTCGGCTCTGCAGGTAAAATACTTCATCTGCTTCAAGCTGGCTAACCGTGGCTCCGTGGGTGCATTTAACGTTGTCAGCCACAATCTCAAGCTGGGGTTTGGTGTCTACCCGTGCTTTGGGCGATAGCAGCAAACAGCGGTTTAGCTGAGCAGCATCGGTCAACTGTGCTGCTTGGGGTACATTCACTCTACCGTTGAAAATAGTGTGGGCTTTGTCATCCACGATGCATTTATGCAGTTGACGACTGCTACCGTAGGGCTTGGCATAGTCGATCAAACTATGGGTGTCGGCCACCTGCTTACCTTGGATCATGGTCAGCCCGTTCATGAGGGTTTCCACTTGCTCGCCGCTGTGGAATACATCCAAGTTGCGGCGCGACAGAGCTGCTCCTAGGCTAATGTCATGAACTCGATAGCGAGCGCTCCGAGCTTGGTTCACCACTGTACGGCTCAAATGAAACGCCGTCTCGCTGTCCTGCTGCAGGCGCACATGGTTCACCTCGGCATTCTCCTCCACCCAAATTTCCGTGACGGAATTACTGAGGTAGGTTCCCGCATCCAGGCAGGCAAAGGTTTCCACCAGAGTGAGCGCGCTGTTGGGCTCCGCTACCACTAAGCAGCGCGGTTGAGAAAAGCTGGGGCGATCGCCACTTGAGAGATAAAGAACATGAATCGGTTGAGCGATAGCTTGATTCTTACCTGCCCAAATAATCGCTGCATCGTTCAGTCCAGCCGTATTCAAGGTCGCGAAAACATCTTGACCCACCGTTTGCTGGGCTAGATAGGTCGGCAATCGTTCGCCTAAGCGAGGAGCCACCTCTAACAGCGACCCCACGGTCACAGCAGCGGGTAGCTCACCTAGGGTGGATAAAGTAGGTGCATAGATGCCATCGACAAACACCAGTTGAGCGATCGCTTCCGGTACGTGATACTGCGTGAGTACTTCGGGGGCAATCGCCTCTAGATTGGGCTGAGCTGCTTCAAAATCCACTGCCAACAGCGATGATAGATCGGTAAAGCGCCAATCTTCATCCCGCTGAGTGGGTAAGCTTGCCGTTTGCAGTTGGGCAACAGCTTGGTGGCGCAGTTCCTTCAGCCAAGCCACGGTTGCTCCATCCAGCCGCGTTTCATACACATCCAGCCGCTGACTTAGCAACTGCACAAGATAGGCATGGCGATCGATGCGGGGTGGCGTAAGGGTAGACGTCTGCATTATTGCACCCCCGCTGCTTCTTGTTCCACAACCCAATCGTAACCGCG
Encoded proteins:
- a CDS encoding sterol desaturase family protein, which encodes MVAGIICFCGAFVLASLIEYWMHRLMHVSQRIGGRHRDHHRRNEGQGVIWEFRDYLLGSAIAILPMFLVSWSAGIGWALGAIAFAAFSAYAHQLQHENPTKCFWMTMPVHYVHHKYGMWHHNFGLAVDWWDRVFGTYKPMEWLTEEELNRPQRGFLELRWW
- a CDS encoding DUF72 domain-containing protein yields the protein MTDQAKTDQASSFYIGCAVWAYRDWVGDLFPLGSRTQDFLALYSRRLTAVEGNTTFYSTPDAATVQRWHDETPPGFQFCLKLPRTITHGGLLAPQLPAAIAFLDRMQLLGDRLGPCFAQLPPSYGSQYLSDLADFLQGWPRDRAPLCLEVRHMDWFRDPHTQQLNDLLRSHHVGRVLLDTRAIYDGDDDPQVHSERKKPPVPLQPVVTSDRVIIRYISHPDLDRNQDYLAEWVQHIGHWLQAGQQVYFFAHCPMEARSPRIAKIIQHGLERSGVTVPPLPWDHVQQAQQLSLF
- the arfB gene encoding alternative ribosome rescue aminoacyl-tRNA hydrolase ArfB → MLQITNRTAIPLSEIDLSAVRSQGAGGQNVNKVATAIHLRFDIQASSLSPLYKERLLNLNDKRITKDGLVIIKAQQHRTQEQNKDDALQRLQALIKSVTVTPKKRKPTKPSRNAKKKRLDSKTKRGQIKALRKKVDE
- the sufD gene encoding Fe-S cluster assembly protein SufD, which gives rise to MQTSTLTPPRIDRHAYLVQLLSQRLDVYETRLDGATVAWLKELRHQAVAQLQTASLPTQRDEDWRFTDLSSLLAVDFEAAQPNLEAIAPEVLTQYHVPEAIAQLVFVDGIYAPTLSTLGELPAAVTVGSLLEVAPRLGERLPTYLAQQTVGQDVFATLNTAGLNDAAIIWAGKNQAIAQPIHVLYLSSGDRPSFSQPRCLVVAEPNSALTLVETFACLDAGTYLSNSVTEIWVEENAEVNHVRLQQDSETAFHLSRTVVNQARSARYRVHDISLGAALSRRNLDVFHSGEQVETLMNGLTMIQGKQVADTHSLIDYAKPYGSSRQLHKCIVDDKAHTIFNGRVNVPQAAQLTDAAQLNRCLLLSPKARVDTKPQLEIVADNVKCTHGATVSQLEADEVFYLQSRGIDAESAQSLLIYAFAFEILGKIPVESVQKRLSQFVSAHAR
- a CDS encoding SufS family cysteine desulfurase encodes the protein MTLTQERTLAAKLRPDFPILHQQVHGHPLVYLDNAATSQKPIAVLDALQHYYQFDNSNVHRGVHTLSARATDAYEGARDKVAAFVNAAHREEIIYTRNASEAINLVAYAWGMTTLTTGDEIILSVMEHHSNLIPWQLVAQRTGAVLKFVELTETEEFDLDHYRSLISDKTKLVSVVHVSNTLGCINPVNEIVQIAHQHGARVLIDACQSVPHMAIDVQAMNCDWLVASGHKMCAPTGIGFLYGKRDLLRQMPPFLGGGEMIADVFLDHATYADVPHKFEAGTPAIAEAIALGAAVDYLTNIGMDAIHAYEQELTAYLFQQLATLPDVRIYGPQPQADGAGRAALAAFTTGAVHPHDLSTILDQAGIAIRAGHHCTQPLHRLVGAQSTARASLYFYNTRDEIDAFVAALKEAIAFFGEIFA